From Leopardus geoffroyi isolate Oge1 chromosome B4, O.geoffroyi_Oge1_pat1.0, whole genome shotgun sequence, a single genomic window includes:
- the LOC123590601 gene encoding uncharacterized protein LOC123590601 isoform X3: MGGGVIWTRNKPCFHLQVLAMASTLKKLWNKYIWAFENGDPRMDSRLLIHLPLPVILLSVFYLLVVADPCFMSGWECLRFAGSLAAYSPGLVALSGYIFYEATLCTADRMIIPDTYAPKGTADPMKASQQQGQDDLEICVLIKITWLQATAPLESPSVNTLSSFSPFPCAHRHLPANRSSSYYERSQSTSPFCMSAMFFKQSAGARYVSHGQELPTTLGQGTVGDSQSHLP, from the exons atggggggaggggtgatttGGACAAGAAACAAACCCTGCTTTCACTTACAGGTGCTCGCAATGGCCAGTACCTTGAAGAAACTCTGGAATAAATACATCTGGGCCTTTGAAAATGGAG ACCCAAGGATGGATTCCCGGCTCCTCATACACTTGCCACTCCCTGtcattcttctttctgtcttctatCTTTTGGTGGTGGCAGATCCTTGCTTCATGTCTGGATGGGAGTGTCTGAGGTTTGCAGGATCCCTCGCCGCCTATAGCCCAGGCCTGGTGGCCCTCTCAGGGTACATATTCTATGAG GCCACCCTCTGCACTGCTGACAGAATGATCATCCCAGACACCTACGCACCAAAAGGAACTGCTGACCCTATGAAGGCTTCCCAGCAGCAGGG ACAAGACGACCTGGAAATCTGTGTGCTCATTAAGATTACATGGCTACAGGCTACAGCACCTTTGGAGAGTCCTTCTGTTAACACTCTCAGTagcttctccccatttccctgtgCTCACAGGCATCTTCCTGCAAACAG gtcTTCTTCATATTACGAAAGAAGCCAGAGCACATCACCTTTCTGCATGTCTGCCATGTTCTTCAAACAGTCGGCTGGCGCCAGATATGTGTCACATGGTCAAG AGCTTCCTACCACCCTTGGGCAGGGGACTGTGGGAGATTCTCAGAGCCATCTGCCTTGA
- the LOC123590601 gene encoding uncharacterized protein LOC123590601 isoform X1, whose protein sequence is MGGGVIWTRNKPCFHLQVLAMASTLKKLWNKYIWAFENGDPRMDSRLLIHLPLPVILLSVFYLLVVADPCFMSGWECLRFAGSLAAYSPGLVALSGYIFYEATLCTADRMIIPDTYAPKGTADPMKASQQQGQDDLEICVLIKITWLQATAPLESPSVNTLSSFSPFPCAHRHLPANRSSSYYERSQSTSPFCMSAMFFKQSAGARYVSHGQGSVATVAHSSYSHLTECSFPDGFNMAVLLCSLSVISLFLNCHHQTYLRGKREKLTSGAGPKD, encoded by the exons atggggggaggggtgatttGGACAAGAAACAAACCCTGCTTTCACTTACAGGTGCTCGCAATGGCCAGTACCTTGAAGAAACTCTGGAATAAATACATCTGGGCCTTTGAAAATGGAG ACCCAAGGATGGATTCCCGGCTCCTCATACACTTGCCACTCCCTGtcattcttctttctgtcttctatCTTTTGGTGGTGGCAGATCCTTGCTTCATGTCTGGATGGGAGTGTCTGAGGTTTGCAGGATCCCTCGCCGCCTATAGCCCAGGCCTGGTGGCCCTCTCAGGGTACATATTCTATGAG GCCACCCTCTGCACTGCTGACAGAATGATCATCCCAGACACCTACGCACCAAAAGGAACTGCTGACCCTATGAAGGCTTCCCAGCAGCAGGG ACAAGACGACCTGGAAATCTGTGTGCTCATTAAGATTACATGGCTACAGGCTACAGCACCTTTGGAGAGTCCTTCTGTTAACACTCTCAGTagcttctccccatttccctgtgCTCACAGGCATCTTCCTGCAAACAG gtcTTCTTCATATTACGAAAGAAGCCAGAGCACATCACCTTTCTGCATGTCTGCCATGTTCTTCAAACAGTCGGCTGGCGCCAGATATGTGTCACATGGTCAAG GGTCAGTTGCCACCGTTGCCCACTCCTCCTACAGCCACCTCACTGAGTGCTCCTTCCCTGATGGATTCAACATGGCGGTCCTCCTCTGCAGCCTCAGTGTCATCAGCCTTTTCCTCAACTGCCACCACCAGACGTACCTGAGGGGCAAGCGGGAGAAGCTGACTTCAGGGGCAGGGCCCAAGGACTGA
- the LOC123590601 gene encoding uncharacterized protein LOC123590601 isoform X2 encodes MASTLKKLWNKYIWAFENGDPRMDSRLLIHLPLPVILLSVFYLLVVADPCFMSGWECLRFAGSLAAYSPGLVALSGYIFYEATLCTADRMIIPDTYAPKGTADPMKASQQQGQDDLEICVLIKITWLQATAPLESPSVNTLSSFSPFPCAHRHLPANRSSSYYERSQSTSPFCMSAMFFKQSAGARYVSHGQGSVATVAHSSYSHLTECSFPDGFNMAVLLCSLSVISLFLNCHHQTYLRGKREKLTSGAGPKD; translated from the exons ATGGCCAGTACCTTGAAGAAACTCTGGAATAAATACATCTGGGCCTTTGAAAATGGAG ACCCAAGGATGGATTCCCGGCTCCTCATACACTTGCCACTCCCTGtcattcttctttctgtcttctatCTTTTGGTGGTGGCAGATCCTTGCTTCATGTCTGGATGGGAGTGTCTGAGGTTTGCAGGATCCCTCGCCGCCTATAGCCCAGGCCTGGTGGCCCTCTCAGGGTACATATTCTATGAG GCCACCCTCTGCACTGCTGACAGAATGATCATCCCAGACACCTACGCACCAAAAGGAACTGCTGACCCTATGAAGGCTTCCCAGCAGCAGGG ACAAGACGACCTGGAAATCTGTGTGCTCATTAAGATTACATGGCTACAGGCTACAGCACCTTTGGAGAGTCCTTCTGTTAACACTCTCAGTagcttctccccatttccctgtgCTCACAGGCATCTTCCTGCAAACAG gtcTTCTTCATATTACGAAAGAAGCCAGAGCACATCACCTTTCTGCATGTCTGCCATGTTCTTCAAACAGTCGGCTGGCGCCAGATATGTGTCACATGGTCAAG GGTCAGTTGCCACCGTTGCCCACTCCTCCTACAGCCACCTCACTGAGTGCTCCTTCCCTGATGGATTCAACATGGCGGTCCTCCTCTGCAGCCTCAGTGTCATCAGCCTTTTCCTCAACTGCCACCACCAGACGTACCTGAGGGGCAAGCGGGAGAAGCTGACTTCAGGGGCAGGGCCCAAGGACTGA
- the KCNA5 gene encoding potassium voltage-gated channel subfamily A member 5 has translation MEIALVPLENGGAMTIRGGGEARAGCGQAIGGELQCPPTAGLGYGPKERAPKGRGAQRGVEPGGRPLPPLPQELPQPRRLPPEDEEGEGDPALGMAEDQALGAGSLHHQRVLINISGLRFETQLGTLAQFPNTLLGDPAKRLRYFDPLRNEYFFDRNRPSFDGILYYYQSGGRLRRPVNVSLDVFADEIRFYQLGDEAMERFREDEGFIKEEEKPLPRNEFQRQVWLIFEYPESSGSARGIAIVSVLVILISIITFCLETLPEFRDERELLRHPPAPHQPPGPARGANGSGALAPPSGPTVAPLLPRTLADPFFIVETTCVIWFTFELLVRFFACPSKAEFSRNIMNIIDVVAIFPYFITLGTELAEQQPGGGGGGGQNGQQAMSLAILRVIRLVRVFRIFKLSRHSKGLQILGKTLQASMRELGLLIFFLFIGVILFSSAVYFAEADNQETHFSSIPDAFWWAVVTMTTVGYGDMRPVTVGGKIVGSLCAIAGVLTIALPVPVIVSNFNYFYHRETDHEEQAALKEEQGSQSHGAGLDSGGPRKASWSKGSLCKAGVSLENADGARRGSCPLEKCNLKAKSNVDLRRSLYALCLDTSRETDL, from the coding sequence aTGGAGATCGCCCTGGTGCCCCTGGAGAACGGCGGTGCCATGACCATTAGAGGAGGAGGTGAGGCCCGGGCAGGCTGTGGCCAGGCCATAGGGGGAGAGCTCCAGTGCCCCCCGACGGCTGGGCTCGGCTATGGACCCAAAGAGCGGGCTCCAAAGGGGCGCGGCGCGCAGAGGGGAGTGGAGCCGGGAGGGCGGCCTTTGCCGCCGCTGCCACAGGAGCTGCCACAGCCCCGACGGCTGCCACCGGAGGACGAGGAGGGAGAAGGCGACCCTGCCTTGGGCATGGCAGAGGACCAGGCGCTGGGCGCGGGGTCCCTTCACCACCAGCGCGTCCTTATAAACATCTCCGGGCTGCGCTTCGAGACGCAGCTGGGCACGCTGGCGCAGTTCCCTAATACCCTCCTGGGGGACCCAGCCAAGCGCCTGCGCTACTTCGACCCCCTGAGGAACGAGTACTTCTTCGACCGCAACCGGCCGAGCTTCGATGGCATCCTCTACTACTACCAGTCGGGGGGCCGCCTGCGGAGGCCGGTCAACGTCTCCCTGGACGTGTTCGCAGATGAGATCCGCTTCTACCAGCTGGGGGATGAGGCCATGGAGCGCTTCCGGGAGGACGAGGGCTTCATTAAAGAAGAGGAGAAGCCCCTGCCCCGCAACGAGTTCCAACGCCAGGTGTGGCTTATCTTTGAATATCCAGAAAGCTCGGGGTCCGCGAGGGGCATCGCCATCGTCTCGGTCTTGGTCATTCTCATCTCTATCATCACCTTCTGCTTGGAGACCTTACCTGAGTTCAGGGATGAACGCGAGCTGCTCCGCCATCCTCCAGCGCCCCACCAGCCTCCTGGGCCAGCCCGGGGGGCGAATGGCAGCGGGGCTCTGGCGCCTCCCTCTGGCCCTACGGTGGCACCTCTCCTGCCTAGGACCCTGGCAGACCCCTTCTTTATTGTAGAGACCACTTGTGTCATCTGGTTCACTTTCGAGCTGCTTGTACGCTTCTTCGCCTGCCCCAGCAAAGCAGAGTTCTCTCGGAACATTATGAACATCATCGATGTTGTGGCCATCTTCCCTTACTTCATCACCTTGGGCACTGAGCTGGCAGAGCAACAgccagggggtggaggaggaggtggccagAATGGGCAGCAGGCCATGTCCCTGGCCATCCTCAGGGTGATCCGCCTGGTCCGGGTGTTCCGCATCTTCAAGCTGTCCCGCCACTCCAAGGGGCTGCAGATCCTGGGCAAGACCTTGCAGGCCTCCATGCGGGAGCTGGGTCtgctcatcttcttcctcttcatcgGGGTCATCCTCTTCTCCAGTGCCGTCTACTTCGCAGAGGCTGACAACCAGGAGACCCACTTTTCCAGCATCCCGGATGCCTTCTGGTGGGCAGTAGTCACGATGACCACGGTAGGCTATGGGGACATGAGGCCTGTCACTGTAGGGGGCAAGATCGTGGGCTCGCTGTGTGCCATCGCTGGGGTCCTCACCATCGCCCTGCCTGTGCCGGTCATTGTCTCCAACTTCAACTACTTCTACCACCGGGAGACAGACCACGAGGAGCAGGCAGCTCTTAAGGAAGAGCAGGGCAGCCAGAGCCATGGGGCAGGGCTGGACAGTGGAGGCCCTCGGAAGGCCAGCTGGAGCAAGGGGTCCCTGTGCAAGGCTGGGGTGTCTCTGGAGAATGCAGACGGAGCCAGAAGGGGCAGCTGCCCCCTGGAAAAATGTAACCTCAAGGCCAAGAGCAATGTGGACTTGCGGAGGTCCCTCTATGCCCTCTGCCTGGACACGAGCCGGGAAACGGATTTGTAA